In Colletotrichum higginsianum IMI 349063 chromosome 3, whole genome shotgun sequence, a genomic segment contains:
- a CDS encoding Nucleoside-diphosphate-sugar epimerase, whose product MHLILTGATGLVGSGVLDAMIKMKDVTKISILSRRPIPMADDAKDPRINVIIHKDFERYDPELLDKLRGANGAVWALGISQNKVSKEDYVKITKDYALEAAKAFADLPPKDEPFRFVYVSGEGATQQPGRFSAIFARVKGETETLLSEMRAANPRLRAESVRPAFVDRAHHDAIKPYAPNPGVLYNLMNAYLGPLTRTFLPSFVSPTEVLGRFMTEMAMGKFDDGLAAGGKGVITLNGGLRIVENVGFRRLAGLP is encoded by the exons ATGCATCTCATCCTCACCGGCGCgaccggcctcgtcggctcgggcgtcctcgacgccatgATCAAGATGAAGGACGTCACAAAAATATCCATCCTCAGCAGGAGACCGATCCccatggccgacgacgccaaaGACCCTCGCATCAACGTCATCATCCACAAGGACTTTGAAAGGTACGACCCGGAGCTGCTCGACAAGCTCAGGGGCGCCAACGGTGCCGTGTGGGCGCTGGGCATCAGCCAGAACAAGGTCAGCAAGGA GGACTACGTCAAAATCACAAAGGACTACGCCCTCGAAGCAGCAAAGGCCTTCGCCGACCTGCCACCAAAGGACGAGCCCTTCCGCTTCGTCTACGTctcgggcgagggcgcgACCCAGCAGCCGGGCCGCTTCAGCGCCATCTTCGCCCGCGTCAAGGGCGAGACGGAGACGCTCCTCTCCGAGATGCGCGCCGCGAACCCGCGCCTGCGCGCCGAGTCCGTCCGCCCGGCCTTTGTCGACCGCGCCCACCACGACGCCATCAAGCCCTACGCGCCGAACCCGGGCGTGCTGTACAACCTGATGAACGCCTACCTGGGCCCGCTGACGAGGACGTTCCTCCCTTCGTTCGTCAGCCCGACCGAGGTGCTGGGGAGGTTCATGACGGAAATGGCCATGGGTAAGTTCGACGACGGGCTGGCGGCCGGTGGGAAAGGGGTCATTACGCTGAATGGCGGGCTGAGGATCGTGGAGAACGTTGGATTCAGGAGGTTGGCCGGTTTGCCatag